accGCTTAAATCTTTTTGAATTCCTTATATTGTCCAGAGGGTGTAAGCCATccaactgaaaacaaaactccttttccgttaagacaaaggataaaagatattcagtgaaacatcttataattctcaatttcttctattttttaagCAATAAGGTATTATTTGCACGTAGAGCATTTGCAAGAGGAAACTGTCGAGGTGCGGATCAGCCTTCTTAATTCCAGGTAGTTTTGGGggacattttttttcctttgggAGGCAGTTCAATACCTGACTAGTCTCAGAGCGGAAAGAGTTCTTCCCATATTTAGTTGTTCTTCCTGATGGAACATCTACACAGTGTTCATATCTgagattaaaattacatgttttaaaaactactaggttttgaacatattctggtgagatacCATACAGAAATTTTAAGTTTCAATAGCAATGTATCTTACCCTGCTCAAATATAATGTTGGCAATTGATTTTcgtaagttgaggtgtaattattaaaaacatttttaaagctcTGTATTGAATCTTTTCCATTTGTTCTGTGTTggtcttgctacaaaaatgccaaacgaCAGGACAGTAGTTGAAATTGGGTCcgataaaagatttaaagataatatgcTTAGTATTGGTTAAAAACTTGCTTAGTCTTTGATATCCAATATGTAGCTGTTTTTTGGCACATTTGAGAAATCTGGGCATCTAAATTACCTAACATAACTATCTAACTCAACGCCTAAAAGTTTCCCTTGCCCTGCACAAAAAATGgtgtaaaaaaagtatattgaattgttttatttctttaacagactTTGAGCCAACtgaaattgcttgaaatttGTCAGGGTTAGCCTGCATTTGATTGGAAGTTAAccactttaataaaatattactttcatCTTAAAGCGTGGTCTTAACAACATCAAGATTTTTATCACACACATATTGAGTCAactgcataattatacaaagcTGCATTATTGATAAAGTAGAAAATGTCGTTAAGGAAGATGTTGAATACTAAAGGCCATCATATGGATCCTTGTGGTTCGCCTTTCAGAATGAAGTCCCAGTCACTGGTtatttgaccaagtttgacaCATCGCTTTCTGTTTGTTAGATAGCTGTGCATCAGTTTACATGCTGGGGCTGAGAGACCGTATGCCTTTCTAAGATGAGATCATGGGGCAGGCAGTCGAATGCTTTTGAGAGGTCCATTAGAACTGCACCTACATGTTTGTTCTCATCAAGGGCTTTTTGCCAGTCTTCCACCAGCCTTAACAGGGTAGTTTGACATACAAAAGTTGTTCTGAATGCTGCcaggaaaatatgaaaaatgtaatcaaaaagACAAATCAGTTGCTCACTTATGACGCGTTTATATAATATGGACATTGATGGTAAAATACTTACTAGTCTAtagctttttaaaataaagggGTCATCTTTCTTGGAAATAAGGGTAAATTATGCTACCTTAAGACTATTTAGAAATGATCCTTGGCTAATGATTTCATTGGCCATGTTTCGGATggaaaacttttaaaatatctttgcCAGAAATGATGATTATGCGAGGAATCAGATCTATAAGATCTATAAAATAAGGCTAAATCAATATATTAGAATCGGATTTTGTAACTAAGGGTCAAGTGTAAACAACAATTGATTATACACATGGAAACTTACATCCATTGAAGTGctttaattgtgataaatcttctATTTGTCATaatattcttatttcatttaaagcacCACACTGATATGCAAATTGGTAAACATAGAAGAAGAAACAAGTAAATTATGTAAATCTAGAATTACGATGGAAATGTTTAAAAGGAACAAGTGAAACAACGGATTTGCCCATACacacagataataaaataagagATGAATCTCACACCCTAGTGTATATCATAAGGATACAGAATTagatattataagttacggggttagtaggttacccgatatgggatatatggggcaacggaaaccatatcgggtgagagcaAACCCGATacgggatatacggggcaaaggaaaccatatcgggtgagagcgagGCTCAAACCCGattatggtttcctgcgccccgtatatcccacaTCTGGtaacctactaaccccgtaacgtatatatgcCGTCGACAAACTGTTTACATGcttttattcatcggaatcggaaataGACgtcattttggtacgatataaattcaTGACCCAATATGGCAAAATATgaggtcaccgcgtgaccagtcctggaccaatggcgttgcgtcatttatgttgaaGGCGTGATATGACATTATGTAAGTGATTTACAACGTGTTAGGATGAACTCCATATCTGACCTCCAATTACTCCAGGTCTCGCACCACATCTACTAAAAGAACACCAGGTATGTCCCTTttaaccaagtcaaatatggtAACCAGAATCATCGGATTTATATCTACTGAGGCGTTCATCGAAAAGCGCAAAGTCTACTCTTCTTAAGAACTTTGAATATTGACTTGAAATATAGTATAAGGACAATATGTTCAGTTAAATTTCAGTGCAAGTGTTACTTCCAAAATCAAAAGAATGTTTCGTCGGAACTTTCCGTCCTACGATTATATcggaaatatatattttataactaataaGTATTCATTCGAAATAAGGATAGTACGATATTCATGGATAAGACTAGCACACCATATACTTAACTCTAGTGGGTACCAGACCCAGTCGGATTTCGGGTTACGTGCAAGTTCGGGGCTAATTTGCGGTTCATGAGTTGTTTTCACAATGATGACCTATGTGTGGCGATAGATTGGTGAGTCCATTTACTACTTCCACTCGTCGTTATCCCGCTACTACACTCAAATGAGTACCAAACCTTGTCGGAATTCAGGTTCCTTGCCGGTTTGGGACCAGCTTTCTGTTTAACCGAGTGAACGAGTATTTCCAGGATGGTATTCTACATGGCATGGAAGTTGGACATATCTTCTCCAAAACCTTTGAAGGGTGGTACTCCACCTTCTTGGCTCAAGTGAGTATCAGATAAATCCGAAATTCGGATTCCGTGCAAGTTTGGCTCGAGATTTGCGAGCGTTTTAAACGAGTTAACGCGTTATAAAGAGCGTCGACCTATATCTGTAGGCTGTGGCTCGTGGACAAGTCTCAATGTGTACGGACGTGGCGGCGTGTCCCTATGTGGGTGAGTCCCCTATGTGGGCTTGTACCTACGTGGGGGCAAGTTCCATTTTGGGTGTGTCCCTAAATGGACGTGTCTCTACGTGGGTGTGTCGCTATCGCTATGTGGGCTTGTACCTACGTGGGGGCGTGTCCGTACGTGGGTGTGCCCCTATGTGGGATTGTGCCTACGTGGAAGGTGTAACTTCATGGGCGTGGGGACGTGTTCCGTTGTGGGTTTGTCATTATGTGAACGTGTCCCTACGTCGGTGTGTCCCTTTGTGGGATTGTACCTACGTGGGGGCGTGTTTCATTGTGGGTGTGTCCCTATGTGGGCGTTAACCTACGTTGGTGTGTCCCTATGTTGGCTTGTACCTTCGTGGGGGCGTGTCCCTACGTCGGTGTGCCCCTATGTGGGCTTGTACATACGTTGGGACGTGTACCTAGGTGGCGGCGTGTCCCATTGTAAGTGTGTCCCTATGTGGCCATGTTCCTACGTGGGTGTGTACCAATGAGGGTGTGGTCCTATGTTGGCATGTACCTATGAGGGTGTGGCCCTATGTTCGTGTGTCCCTACGTGAGCGTGTCCCTTAGTGGGGGCGTGTACCTACGTGGCTCAGTCGTTATGTTGGCTTGTTTCACGAGGGTGTGTCATTACGTTGGTGGGTCACTACGTGGGGCGTGTAACTACGTTGGTTAGTCCCTAGTGGGCTTGTACCTACGATGGTGTGTCACTTCGTGGATGTGTCCCCCTGAGGGTGTGTCCCTATGGGGGCCTGTCCCTAAGTGGGGCGTGTACCTATGTAAAGGTGTCCCTATGTGGGCCTGTCCCTACGTGGACGCGTGTCCCTACGTGGGTGTATCACTACGTGGGCCTTTCCCTTCGTGAGCGCGTGTTCCTACGTGGGTGTGTCACTACGTGGATGAGTCCCAATGTTATTGTGTCCCTATGTGGATGAGTCCCAATGTGGCTGTGTCCCTATGTGGGTGTGTCCCTAGGTGAGTGTGTCCCTGTGGGTGTGTTCCTAGGTGAGTGTGTTTCCCTTTGTGAGTGTGCCCCTAGGTGAGTGTGTTTCCCTTCGTGGGTGTGTCCCTTTGTGGGCGTATCCCTAAGTTAGTGTGTCCCTATGTGGGCTTGTACCAACGTTGGGGCGTGTTTCTTTGTGGGTTTTCCCTCGGCGGGCTTGTCAATCGGTAGGCTTTCCTCCTTTTTTAGTGTTTGAAGTAAACGATTGACCTAACTGTTATGGTTTTTCTATGATGGATCGGACATTGCCATTTACAAAGCCTGTAGCTGGTCGAAgtatattttgtgaatttacAGCCGGCTGTGCAACTGAATCCCTAGAAGACTTGTCCATACTCATGGTATCGAAAAATTCATTTTGaacatatgataataaaacttccagacataaatgacaatatatttccttTAATCTTAtaccaaaaattaaaatgatgcaCTAAAACTGACAAACACATTTAGGAACAACGTCGACGATTGACAAACATGCGTGGCTCATAACTTTTAACGTTCAAGCCATTgcgaaagaaaaaaatgcaatctctttttgattgaaactgtgtAAAGACAATAGCGGTAAATGCACCACACTGCTGACGAACCTTTCCACGGCTTAAGCATCattgtatgtatattgtttagTGTCAGTTAGACTTTAACATTGTGTCTATCAAGGTAAAAGATAACTAAGTAAATAGttgatatattatattctatAGTCAATGGACTAATTTGCACGCGAAATAACACTGAATTCTAGTGCTTTACGACCCCAACATATATGGGGAGAAAGTTCGGCTCGTGTACtgaacattaaacaacgttaaaaaaaaagtttcttaTTAGAAAAATGAGATTGGTAACGACTATGTATTCGATAAAATTACTACATCCGGTGTAGGAGTACGAACAATGCGgtgaaaagataaacataaaagtagatccagcatgttaaGCCTGTTTCGGGAAtccaaaaaatatgtttctaataagaaaaataatattggtaTTCGATAAACGAGCAATGCGGtgaacatgtaaacaaaaataaatagatCAAGTAGATCGAGCATGTTCAGTCTGTTTCGGATATCACAAACCATCCAGCTTTAGAACCTATAAAATGGAAAGTAGCCAATAGGCTTAGATAGTATAACCATGgattcactgtcatgtgttGGCAAAAAGAACATAGGCATGTAACACTCAGAAGTCACTTCCGTGTTGATGTAATTTGGTCTAAAACAGAACCTTTGGACTACTTATTACTTTATGGTCTACTGAGATTGTCCCTGTAGACTgcaatttcttttgttttataaagcGTTGTTCTATTTGCAAGAATCAAGCCTTATATTTGATGATTCAAAAATACAAAAGCTGAAAATAAGTCTGGGGCAGCATATACAGCAGGAAATTATAAATGACCAAAAATGTAACTCAGTGATGGAATTTAATACGTATGAACATAAAATCGCCGCGTTTCATTTTACACCTCACTGTAACGTAACGTGTATGTAACTGCGTTAATATTGGTATGGGTAGCCAGCGTTTTCCATTGTTGTCAGCACCCAGTTCTGGTACACTGTCACGTCTTCGAAAATACCTGGCTCATTGGCGGTTGTACAGTTGCCACCAGATGAGGCCAAACCTTTGTAGTAGAAATAAGTTCAGAAAAGATCGGATTAGTTTCATTGTAAATTTACAAGCCTTTATCAAACAACTATCTATCTCTTAAGCCCTTAAAACGCATCTTGCTTTTGTGGTTTCCTTGTGCAGAACAAAATTGTATATTACAATGTTTATGCTTATAGTTGTACGGGACTTAAATAGTCAAATTCCTTAAATGCACTTGCTACTTAGAGAAGCATGCTGAAGTTTTACTATGTCATAggttatatataaaaagttataaataactaAGAAGCATaaccttaaaataataaaaaggttaaatgatacattattgtaataatttggTTCAAGATGTTGGAAGTactatacaaaatatttaaaacaataaaaaaatagttaaataaaagTAGCACATACCTTCAACATACCAGGCTCCATTCTGCTTCTTGCAAACGAGAGGGCTTCCAATGTCATCCTGGAAATGATAAGAGGCGATATATTGCAGGTTGTAAACTACAGCAGTGGGTTGATACTACTACAGGGTCTTTCCAAGTAGCCCGAACTTTATCCGAGATTCTTCCACCTTAAATAACGATGCAAACTACAGGGGCTTATCGAGTAGCCCGAACTTTAACCTAGATCCTTCCACCTTAAAAAACGATGCGTACCAATACAGGGGCTTATCCGGTAGCCCGAACTTTAACCGGAATCCTTCCACCTTAAATAACGATGCAAACTACTAATGGGACTTATCCAGTAGCCCGAACTTTAACCGGAATTCTTGCACCTTAAATAACGATACAAACTACTAATGGGACTTATCCAGTAGATCGAACTTTAACCGGAATTCTTCCACCTTAAATAACGATGATGCAAACTACAAAGGCTTATCCAGTAGATCGAACTTTAACCGGAATTCTTCCACCTTAAATAACGATGCAAACTACAAGGGCTTATCCAGTAGCCCGAAATTTAACCGGAATTCTTCTACCTTAAATAACGATGCAAACTTCAAGGGCTTATCCAGTAGCCCGAACTTTAACCGGAATTTTTCCACCTTAAATAACAATGCAAGCTACAAGGGCTTATCCAGTAGCCCGAACTTTAACCGAAGTTTTTTCCACCTTAAATAACGATGCAAACAACAAGGGCTTATCCAGTAGCCCGAAATTTAACCGGAATTCTTCCACCTTAAATAACAATGCAAGCTACAAGGGCTTAACCAGTAGCCCGAACTTTAACCGAAGTTTTTCCACCTTAATTAACGATGCAAACTAAAGGGACTTATCCAGTAGCCCGAACATTAACCGGAATTCTTCCACCTTAAATAACGATGTAAACTACAGGGTCTTATCCAGTAGCCCGAACTTTAACCGGAATTCTACCACCTTAAATAACGATGTTAACTACTACTGGGGCTTATCCAGTAGCCCGCACTTTAATCGGAATGATTCCACCTTAAATATCGATGCAAACTTCTAATGGGACTTATCCAGTAGATCGAACTTTAACCGGAATTCTACCACCTTAAATAACGATGTTAACTACTTCTGGGGCTTATCCAGTAGCCCGCACTTTAATCGGAATGATTCCACCTTAAATATCGATGCAAACTACAGGGTCTTATCCAGTAGCCCGAACTTTAACCAAGATCcttttatttcaatgcaaacTTCATTTTGTTTCGTTTCGTCGGTCTATAATTGGGCATAACATGACATATAGTTGCATTAGAATTATGAGATCTGCTGCTCACCACTGGCTATACACCATTATTTCATCCGGTTCTCATAGCCAGCACGCAACTAAAACCGTTAGCAGGAAGTGGTCCCAGTGGTAGGCAAAGAGTAATCAACCATAAACACACATACACGAGCCAACACTTACCCCACAGAAGTCTTTGTTCTGGTTCTCATAGCCGGCACACAACTCATTGGCGGGCAGGAAGTCGGGCCAGTGGTTAGCGCAGATGGAGTCATCGAGGATCGGGTACATGAGCTGGTTCAGCTGCTCCTCATCACCAGTGTCTGGGTGTAGAATAGTATGATTTTACGCGTTATTATAGATTTAACCTTGATCAATCACTATTGCGATTAAAAAGCATTCCGTTTGGATAACCTTCCGGTTGGTATGGTCTTTGCCAAATGCCTTTCACTTTCTTTCGAAGTGTATCACTTGCAGTAATTTAAAGAAACGACTAGTTCAAAGGCACAACTGGGTGAATCCAAGCTCAgagaaataaattgttttaagaaatattatttattaccaTTATATTTCTTCATATTTCACATACCAtgctttttgtatatttttaatggtATAACGATGAGCTTGTAATGCTTAAATCAAACTGTTCTTTTCTGTCACTCAGGAAGGGTATCCTCTCCCCGCACATTGAGTAACGTTAATTCAGAGGCCCATCCGATTATAAGCGAGTATATAGAACAGCGGTTTTCATCTTTTTGTAAATGGGGCCAAGCCTTTAAAATTGTGAAAGTAGCGAAAAAACTTATGAACTTATCatagaacatttcaaacaaaaaaaaacaaagcaaagccccctttaaaataaatgtatgggGCCTAATATTGCCTTAAACAATACTTGTACTATTTgcagtatttgtttaaaagtaaaaagaatATGTAAACTTTAGGTAGTTTTGGTGAAAACGTAAACCTTGGGGGGTTTTGAACGAGGCTGAATCTCGCCATATTATCAGTCAATAACAAAAACACTGACGAAGGTTGTTTAACTCACTACGTGTGCTTCCCCATCCGGGCAGATAACACTGATCACCGACCTGGTAACCGTGGCTAGCATCAGGCAGACACACGGGCCTGGTGTAGTCGTTCCATCTACAATACATGGTACAAACAAGCTTTTCAGATGGAGGGGTgttaacaaagttctaaaaGTGCTAAGttgtgttttgaatataatagCACTTAAGAAATATTAAGTTACTTCACAGGTTTTACGCGGTTCGCATCAGGATGTGTTTAGCGCATAATTGTAGCATTATATTTAAAGGTAAACTTCACACTAACTGGCAGCGTATTCCAATACGTTTGTAGCCCGATTTGAGGTTGTGTGTAAGcatatttatactcgcactcgggcttTGTCCATTTTGCGACTtttccgttaagattgttagacCTAGGTTTTTGGAGcgtagtgcacagacagaatgtttCCCTGGTTAGAGCTTCCCTGGTCCTTTAAGGTGCATCATTGTAAAGCACAATGCGACCCCTGAactgacagtcaagtgtgtttcCACTataccacggatccgccacagcCCAAGTTGATCCTTGTTTACATCGCTTTATGTGTAGTAAGGAAACAGACGGACGGATGGTCGGATGAATCGAAAATCTATCGACAGCGACACACTCGAAGCCACGGtcaatatttaattgaattcgATCATAATAAATGGTGAACTGCATTTCGTTAAGAAGACGTTTAGATGGTGAACGGCATGTCGTAAAGAAGACGTTCACTTGGTGAACGGCATGTCGTAAAAAAGACGTTCAGATGGTTAACGGAATGTCGTTAAGCAGACGTTTAGTTCAAGAAAAGCAAAAAAGGGACAAGTCATTGTACATTAAATTACCTATTTATGCCAGTACCTTGAAATAGATGTGTGAATATTCATTCTTAAACTTACACAATGGGCTCAACAGTGATGATGAGAGCGATGTCATTCTCAAGGCTCGTTGTGTTGTAGCCTGGGTGGAGAATCACGCGACGGATGTGGTACGTCTTCTCGTGCTGGGTGGTCGTGCTAATATTGTGAGAGCCCGTGTAGAGACGCCAGTTGTGGAGGTTCATGTCGAAAATGCTGTAACCCCACCTGTATGGCGAAGACAAGGAATGTatggattttatatttttatctagCCCCGAAACAATATGGATGGATTTTTCATTTCACAATTATAGCTTATTATtatgatatcattattattattattattattattattattattattattattattattattattataaacaatatttcatgttGAAATTAAGTGACTGTTTGACAGTTACTCCTAAACTATACTCTATTAATAGAGATTGCAGCCTTAGAATGGCAAACACCCGCTTACCCCTCAAAATGCTGAGCGGAAGTCAAAATGACATGAGAGTCAATGATGGTACCGGAACCAGAAATGTAGCCAAGACTGTCAACAATCAGCGTCTGGAGTCACAGACAAAggtaaatacaatatttaaacaagaaagcCTCGAAGTGGATGGCAACGTTCATCTGTTACTgttgttttcagtcaaacaaggtgAATAACTACCcaaatattaaaacttaaaagttaTTGGACTAACTATATATTGGCTTATTTactcttgcaacatgtgtaccaagtttcaattcAATAATATGCACAGTGTTTGAGTTATGGTCATAGTTTTGCACGACAACGATTCTAATCCTGtctaaaatttataaaattgtatacTTTATGCCGaccacatatttatatttaccaaatttaGTCTACAATTTTGCATGTTTCAGCCGATTTCTGATTGTCTTACCATCCATGGCCATGAGCCGGGGGTGGCCGTCTGTCCTCCGACAATCCTCTTGGTTTTCGGCTGAACCGTTTGGACTCCACATGGCACGCTTCCCTGGCCTAAGTAAATTGATGGTACTTCTTGAGCAATATCAATATTGGAACTTGGGAGATTTTTTCGTTTTCATTTGTGATACTTGATAATGTagttaagaaataaacatgatttttacGCGTTATTTTTCTACGGAGTGTATTATTTTTCGAACTATAGTATAAAGTACATCGCGGGTTTACAAAACTAAATTACATATTTCAGGTAGAAAAAAATCTTTCCAAAATCAGAGTTTGTAGTTCAACTTATACACTACCGTAGAGTattgttgattttaattgtCGTTGATATGTATTTAGCTGTATAATAAATTCGTAAATACACAGCAACGTTCAAATTGAAATTCAAAACGCGAATTAAATTAAAAGCCAATGTGAttttaaggaatgaaaacaACTGACATAAAAGTTAGTCCGTACCTTGTACCGAGGTAGCAGCCACAAACAGCGCTAAACAAAAAAGAAGATTcattctgtaaaataaaaacaaaacatgtttgtaaaatgtagGAAAACTCAggttttataaaagaatatttttccTAAAAACACCGCGACTATTGTTTGTTGAGTCTTTCAGCATCTTTAATTTGCTTTTACAATGAATGAGGTTTGTCGGTTTTTGCCAGTAGAAAGTTTCATGTTTGTTGGTACTTAGATTTGTCGGTATTTGCCGGTAGAAAGTGTTTAGCTTGTTCGTacttaatatcagatttatcgGTACAAAGTATGCGATTTGTCAGTACAAACTATCACGTTTGCTAATTTATCAAAGAGTCGTCCATTGCCATGTATTCAAAAAGTACCGTAAAATGATTTCGCGATCCCCAATTGACACGTACTCAAACAGGTCACCATATGGTTCAAGACGAGAACAAACCATTGTTGTTAACGAGTCTATACAAagtacataaaataataaaaaagaaagaaacacttaatttaaaatttgaaattctaATTTAAATTTACTGTAACGAATACCATAAATGTTTCACCTTTAGAAagataaatacaaacatgtctTACCTGTCAGTATGtagttgaaaaataaaatgtgtctaAAGCTGGCCACGCGTTATCTACTAGTACAAGATAAGGCGAACGATTCCATTCGATGGCGTCCAAAATGCACCTTTGCGATAACATCATGAACTATTTCGCAACCAATATCCCATTACTGCGTGGCCTGTGGCGTACATAGACGTAACATGACATTGGTGTACAAAGTTTATTTAGTAGGACACGTTTTTTGACAATGAATACGTTCAGTTTCCTGAAGTAATCATAAACTAGAGTATCAAACAcaacattttgaaagtaaagctactatattgtcattgtttattCGTATTCGTATCAA
Above is a genomic segment from Mya arenaria isolate MELC-2E11 chromosome 2, ASM2691426v1 containing:
- the LOC128246653 gene encoding chymotrypsinogen A-like, producing MNLLFCLALFVAATSVQGQGSVPCGVQTVQPKTKRIVGGQTATPGSWPWMTLIVDSLGYISGSGTIIDSHVILTSAQHFEGWGYSIFDMNLHNWRLYTGSHNISTTTQHEKTYHIRRVILHPGYNTTSLENDIALIITVEPIVWNDYTRPVCLPDASHGYQVGDQCYLPGWGSTRNTGDEEQLNQLMYPILDDSICANHWPDFLPANELCAGYENQNKDFCGDDIGSPLVCKKQNGAWYVEGLASSGGNCTTANEPGIFEDVTVYQNWVLTTMENAGYPYQY